Part of the Streptomyces antimycoticus genome, GGGCAGCTCCCGCGATCCGGCGGCGGGCTGCTGCCGGGCGAGCGCGACGAGGCGGGCGTGTACGGCGGGATCCAGGAGGGCCTGCCCGCGGGCGGCCGCCCGCAGTGCCCGATCGACGTCCTCGCGCCCGGCTTCCTTGGTGAGGTAGCCCAGGGCTCCGGCGGTGAGCGCCGCGTTGATCGATTCGTCGTCGATGAAGGTGGTCAGCACGACGACATGCGTCCCGGGATGGTCCATGGTGATGTGCCGCGTGGCTTCGATGCCGTCCATATGGGGCATGCGCAGGTCCATCAGCACCACGTCCGGGGAATGCTCGGCGACCGCGGCCAGGGCCTGCCGACCGTCGCCGACGGCGGCGACCACCTCGACCTCGGGCAGCCGCTCGCAGATGGTGACCAATCCGTCGCGGACGATGGTC contains:
- a CDS encoding response regulator; translated protein: MDDQTIVRDGLVTICERLPEVEVVAAVGDGRQALAAVAEHSPDVVLMDLRMPHMDGIEATRHITMDHPGTHVVVLTTFIDDESINAALTAGALGYLTKEAGREDVDRALRAAARGQALLDPAVHARLVALARQQPAAGSRELPAGLTAREAEVLICMAKGLSNREIARSLFVSEATVKTHVNRVFAKTGSRDRGQAIAYAHRHGLG